A single region of the Rhodococcus sp. W8901 genome encodes:
- a CDS encoding SDR family oxidoreductase yields the protein MSSDGVSGTFTGRSILVTGGGSGIGLGIAQALVAEGAHVTICGRSADKLSTAAEKIAATGVFASGGSISTVAADVTDEADVARAVARAMETTGRLDGVVACAGGNETIAPITQLDADAWRRTVDLNVTGTMLTIKHGARALVAAGGGAIVAISSIAASNTHRWFGAYGVSKSGVDHLVQLAADELGASGVRVNGIRPGLTRTDLVAMITDGGPILDDYMACTPLARVGEVDDIAGLAKFLLGPESTWITGQVINVDGGQMLRRGPDFTSMLEQVYGADGLRGVVSE from the coding sequence ATGAGTTCGGACGGCGTATCCGGGACCTTCACCGGACGATCGATCCTGGTCACAGGAGGTGGCAGCGGCATCGGCCTGGGCATCGCGCAGGCTCTCGTCGCCGAGGGTGCCCACGTCACGATCTGCGGCCGCAGCGCGGACAAGCTGTCGACCGCGGCCGAGAAGATCGCCGCGACCGGTGTGTTCGCGTCGGGCGGGTCGATCTCCACCGTCGCGGCGGACGTCACCGACGAGGCCGACGTCGCCCGTGCCGTGGCCCGCGCGATGGAGACCACCGGGCGACTGGACGGCGTCGTCGCGTGCGCCGGCGGCAACGAGACCATCGCACCCATCACGCAGCTCGACGCCGACGCGTGGCGCCGCACCGTCGACCTCAACGTCACCGGCACGATGCTCACCATCAAGCACGGGGCCCGCGCGCTCGTCGCGGCCGGCGGCGGCGCGATCGTCGCGATCTCGTCGATCGCCGCCAGCAACACGCACCGCTGGTTCGGCGCCTACGGCGTCTCCAAGTCCGGCGTCGATCATCTCGTCCAGCTCGCCGCGGACGAACTGGGCGCCAGCGGGGTTCGCGTCAACGGCATCCGTCCGGGACTGACCCGGACCGATCTGGTCGCGATGATCACCGACGGCGGACCGATCCTCGACGACTACATGGCGTGCACTCCCCTCGCGCGAGTCGGCGAAGTGGACGACATCGCCGGGCTCGCCAAGTTCCTGCTCGGTCCGGAGTCCACGTGGATCACCGGGCAGGTGATCAACGTCGACGGCGGCCAGATGCTGCGCCGCGGACCCGACTTCACGTCGATGCTCGAACAGGTCTACGGCGCCGACGGACTGCGCGGGGTGGTGTCGGAGTGA